CCTGTCATTATCATCATTCcatcttccttccttccaaTCCAAAATATCTTACCAGACCTCGAATTCGCCGGAATTAATGGCTCCTCACATCCAAATCGCATTTTTCTCCATAGCCCTTTTCGCTCTTCTTTCTAATTCCTCTTCTTCACTCACAAAAACCAGTGCCAACACCATCAACAAATGGTGCAATACGACGCCGCATCCTAAGgtttgcattttcttcatgTCACCCCTCAAATCTCCACCCCAAAATCGACTCCAGTTTAGGAAATTGGCGATCAAAACCACGTTGGAAGGAGCCGCCAAGGCTCAAAATTACGTGTCCCGATTCGGTCCCACCTGTAAAACCACTCGCCAGAGAGCCGCTTGGACCGATTGCTTCAACCTCTATAACGATACCGTTTTTCAATTAAACCGTACTATCCAATGTCTCGACGCTGGTACTCGCCTCCGGCATTGTACGGATTTCGATGCGCAAACTTGGCTCAGTTCTGCTCTCACTAACATCGATATGTGCAGCTCCGGCGCGGCGGATCTCAATGTCACGGATTTTATTACTCCCATCAAATGTCAGAATGTTTCCAAGATGATTAGCAATTGTTTGGCCATTAATGGGAGATTCTTAGAGGAAGAGACTAAAAGCAGAACAACGGGAACAGAGGAATATCAAAATGGGTTTCCCACATGGCTTTCCACTGGTGATCGGAAATTGTTGCAGTCGGCGAGGGTTAGAGCTCATTTGGTGGTGGCGAAAGATGGGTCTGGCAAATTTAGGACGGTTCAGGCGGCAATCAACGCCGCCGCGAGAAGGCGTGGGAGAAGCCGCTTTGTAATTTACATAAAGCGTGGGGTTTATAAAGAAAACATTGAAGTTGGGAATGATAATGCGAATATAATGCTGGTCGGAGATGGGATTAGATTTACCGTGATTACAAGCGGAAGAAGCGTCGCTGCCGGCTTCACCACCTTCAATTCTGCAACCGCAGGTATGCGGTTAAATATGacatatatggtaaattataagttagtactaaatatttttgacattAGGTATCCAAGGTCCAGGGTTCATGGCTCGAGGCATAAGGTTTGTGAACACAGCCGGACCAAGAATGGGGCAAGCAGTGGCACTACGGTCATCATCGGACCTATCGGTGTTCCATCGGTGCAGCTTCGAGGGCTACCAAGACACACTCATGGTGCTGTCACAGAGACAATTCTACAAGCAATGCTACGTATACGGTACAATCGACTTCATTTTTGGGAACGCGGCAGTGGTTCTACAAAACTGCTTGATTTACGTGCGAAGGCCTTTAAAGGGGCAAGTGAACGTGATCACCGCGCAGGGCCGAGAGGACCCATTTCAGAACAGCGGAATCTCGATCCACAACTCGCAAATACGGGCGGCGGCTGATTTGCAGCCCATGATTGGGTCTGTGAAGACGTACTTGGGGCGGCCCTGGAAGAAGTACTCGCGGACCGTCATCATGAGAAGCTATATTGATAGCTTGGTGAGCCCAATGGGTTGGTTGGCGTGGCAAGGTACTAGATTTGCTCAAGATACGTTGTATTATGGGGAGTATCGTAACTTTGGGCCCAGAGCCTCCACCCGGCTTCGAGTCAGATGGCCTGGTTTTCATGCCATTACAACCCGAAATGTGGCCTCTAAGTTCACCGTCCGGAGACTCATCGCCGGCCATACTTGGCTTCCGGCCACTGGAGTTCCCTTCAAGCTTGACCTCTGATCTCCATTTCTTACATTTTATCACTTCcatctcatttttatttatgtaataaaCTATCTGATTGCATcccaaatttattaaaacctaattttttttttttttttttaaattcagcTGTTATCCAATTTCTATgcataattcaaaaaatttattttaaaataaaaatagttacaCGGCCAACAACATAATTATTCATAATAGTATTAAAAAACACATAAGtttggttattattattattatgaatttataaatcaattttgagAGTTAGggattattatttcttttatttaaaaaaaaaaaggattaaaaaaaaaagcctctCTTCACGGGTTGATTTTGCGGGAACGTAGGCTTTATTGGGAATAtgtggttttatttatttgtttatttttaattttattatccaATAATCCTTGATTAATGggatttggatttgttttgatttgaatattagataataataattacccCCTTGTTGGcaacaattattaaaaatataaatacataataattatatttaaaaaaaattaatgagaaaGAGAATTTCTCGTTTTTGTTGTATTTAATGATTGAGAATGATTGTATTGGTAGGTTGCTTTTGTTGGGGAATATGAATTGAatcaataatttgaaaatggagGGAGCAATTTGGGGAtggaaaagtaaataaaggactcccaataaatataaaataaattccaaGTATTTGTCGTTAAGCTGTTGGTGTTTATTCGGATTCTTTCAAGCTTCAAGGGCTCACTTCctacattttcaatttattcttATCATTATTGTGAATTATTCCAAAGGGAGAGGaacaaatttttatgaaataatatttatgaaagatactataataatatttataaaaccATCTTATGAATTTAAACGTTGGTATTAAAATTGCATTAAAAGtcctattaaatataaataattcatcTATTCTAGCACAAGTTTCACGATCTTCAACGTGATAACATTCGTACAAAGTGTCTTGTTTTTACTTGAATTATAAGaataagtattttaagaaatactctgAAAGTGACCCAACTATTGAGGTCGGGTTATGCAAACACATGTACAATGACCGGACCTATGATTTAAAACTGTGTTTTCTCTTAGGTGGCTCTCCAATTCCGAcaaattagatgtgtagtaTTTCTCTACACATGACTCACACGTGTGAGCATGGGTCCACTACGCAGGATCGCACACCCCCTCGACCTGTTGGTCGGGCTACCTCCTCTAATGTAACGattcaaaatttttcatttttgcgTTATTtgattaagattttattttttttctataaatgacaagatattatgttatgcattTATTCTCGGGAAAATGTGCAGTTTTCAACAAAGAGTTATTACCttaatgaaaatgttatgAAAACCTTTTATATTCCTATATTCAACTTTCTCCTTCCTTAAAAACAACTTTTGCTCTCCAAACTTATTTCTATTTTCGAGGGTATTTAAGAGTACGGGAAAAATCGAGAGTGTGAGCCGGAAAAACGTGTGAGTTGGTTCACTGGGTAGTTTCTTGTTCGGCGAGTTCTCGAAATCAATTGTGTTACTCTTTTGGAGGAAGAGTTGAGTGGAAGTTAGCGTCGACGTCGGAATCGCTGCGTCAAAGGGGGCAAACCGTCGGAAGCGAAGGAGGAGGACGCCACGTGACCGTCATCAAAATCGGAAGGGATTGTGTCGTCGGCAGCGGGGGCACATcatattagggttttcgtGAGGGTTTGGGCGAAGAAGACATAGAGTCGGATCGGGTTTCAGCCTCTGAACCGGCCCACGGACGAACGTAGGCCTGTGCGTTTCGGCCTAATACGGACACGCGTTGCAGCCTTGGTCTTGGCTTCGCACGCGTGCTCTCGGCTCGGCTTGACATGTACAGCTGCTCGGCTCCGTCAAATCCCGTGGCTCAGCTTGTCAGCTTAGTTGGTCGGCTCGGCAGCTTTGCTTGGCGGCTCgatatcactataatatatcgattccaagTTTTCGGCCCTTCCGAAGCCATTCTGCCCTTAGTTTTACCATCTGAGGTTAGTATGGTTCCTAACTGTCAAAGACAAATTGGATTaggagtttattttgataaatagcataaGATTTAGCTATGGCatgttatgaaaggttcctaagtttttatgtggttattatAGGACATTTAACCATTGGGATTAGcttgttgtgagtgacttTGGCCAAggccatcgaggtaagtgaccttgCTATTGGAGTTAGTttactacgtgttgtatgatggtgcgtaCCCTGTGacccctgcatgcaccatgttttattatgtgatatgactatATGATATATGAATTATGTGACTGTTTATGCTATGAAACGTAATGGattatgttgactgttgactgtttatgttatgtgaagttatgaatgatatgttaGTAATATACgccatgaaaatgttgatcgaTGTCATAGATATACGTAgtattatcgagtcatgtcatgagatgCTTATGCAATTGGACTGTAGTTTcatgttatgtaatatgtcatgtaatgtaagtcatgtgagatgccatgtaatgtaaaAAGCGTATATGCGATGTTGCGATGCTTATGTAATGTcatgttagatatgttaagggacctcatgcatatatgtatgtcacgtgcatcgagattcttcccctttatgatacgaaagaatgaattaagatatttatgttcgccatgatatcatgcgggcccttttctGTTTTGTGGTGTCCGGCGACGTCTAACACGTGTGCCCGACAAAGTCCAGCCCAGGGGGTATGTATAcgagcccgcctggtgggCCTATGTACTCGTACATGAGTTGTatgtgaaggagtaccacacacccaaccctacccggaatAGAAAAGCGCCCAAGGCTATGTAAAGcttatgaaaagttaggtcccgctcatatgttgcatgtgtttgcatttctaactccaatagtggggtgacttactgagtatttcataaaatactaaagccacgtgctacctacatttttcaagtaaagacAAGGCCCAATGTACAGTTGACGGCGGAGCTGAGGACACCATGaaagttggagagggaataTTTTTAGgatgttttatttagatttattttgaattcagttattgaatgttttatttttggagataggtttgtttttgaatttatgaaCCTCTATGAAAGACTTGTTGTGTTTGTctaaggttatttatgatgagcttacacgtaatgaattatgtatgcatggatgacgtcactaattaggtttagAAAATTAGGGCGTTACATGTAAGCTATGCATGATGGTCATTTTTGTCTCGTAGTGTACACATCTGTACTCATCATAAGGGAAAATATGCAATGCACATGAACATACAAATATGCATAAGAATATGCATAAGGTCTCCATACATTTTATGGTGGCTTAACAAATTATGCAAGACAACTCCATTCTTTCCACACATATCACATTTAGTAATATGCACgaataaacttttataaataatttcattcaCAATATGACTTTCAAATCATGGCATGAGGTagctttcctttctttcaaaacatatcataacatgtcataatatattatagtgcATGAGGACATCTCATACATATACATTATATAGCTTATCCTAACATAACTTAACATTTCATTAATACCATCGTATCATTTAGCTTATCTTATAAAGACACAATCATAACATCACATCAAACAcacatatgacacgtgcaaggcCATTGGGCATACGTCATTCtacataaaacaatttttccAACCAGACTGCAAATAGAGCCACTTACTTGTTGATCTTAACTGaatttctatattattttcaaaattggcTTGACTTCGCCCCTCAAAATTCGTTTCAATCTATATGGAGACACTTCACCatattagaaattttattattttggatttcGTGAGATTAaattccctttcttttttttattatttattattatttttacataGGGTAAGTAGTAGATGAGTTGTagagttcaaaattttgaaaaataaaaacactaaGTGGTTGACTTCCTCTCCAATAAAAGTTGTTTGGCAGCTGGGCTGACTTGGACTTGAACCAAAGACTTGGCCCGTGAAGTAAATAATCACACCTATGGTCCAACTAATTGGGAGAGAATTAGATTCCTTTTCAGAAGTAATTTATCCTTTTCGAACCCAACATACAACTCTCCATTGTAGTGCGCTATCCAAGTATGCTTGTTCCCTTTCTTTCTAACCCTGACAAGTCTTTGTAAAATATCGACCAATGATAACTTTTTTCGCATTCGGCTCATCTTAACCAACTTGGTGTGtttaattattagattttttaaataattaattaaaaaaaaaaaaaaattaacaactcAACCAAAAATTTGTATCAATGCAATCTATATGAGGAATGAGAAGGGAATGAGGTGTAGGTCCCACAGAATAAAGAACAAGGAAAagcataataaaaaaaatagaaaagaaaataataataataaataaagactAAGACTAAGGGTAATAACTTAGTCGTGAAGTTGTTATATTCCGGTCTCGAGTCTGTCTTCCCTTTCATAAGTCTCCATTGTCATCGCTTCACTTCAACAGTCATTAGGGTTTGAAAGGGAATACACACTTCAGTTCACGCTTTCGCCTCATCACTCTCCGTAATCATGCTAACCGGACTTGCCAGAGGCGCGTCTATGGTCGCAGCCGAAGTCGGAGTTCTCAGACGCCGTTTTCAAAGAACTCCGCCCCTTCAATCGCCGGAACACTGCTATGCATCCTCTGCTTCATTTTCTGCTCTCACTTCCTCCTCCTCGCCCCTCTCTCCCAACCCTATCGTCGCCGAGGACAACGACCTAGTCATGGAGGCCGGAGAGCCACTCCCTAGACTCGTATTCGGAGGCGCTCCTAGTTTTGAAGAAGCTAAGGAAGCCACCGCTGAGTTGAAGGAGGTCTTGGATGCGTAAGATCCGCCAAAACTCCATCTCATTCTATTGCCAATTTATTTGATTGCATACTTCATTTTCCGTTACACGATTTTTGTCATTTCCTCAACCCATCCTTATGCAAGAAAgtaacacaaaaacaaaaagaaaaacaataattgtaaGATTTACNAATTTCCAGGATGTGTCTGTCGTCGCCTAAATACTTTGAATCAGATACCTCATTGATACCGGGAATTGCTCTGTCTCTGAACAATGAGACGGTGGATAACGGATTTGGTGTAATCATGGAGAACGATGCCAGGAATACAGGGCGTGAACATGTTCGCGAAGCATTCCGTTTGCTGCGCTGTAGCTCTAAAATCCaggtaattaattttaacgcattaattttgattaattacCACGGCACTGAGGTTCAATGGATCTATTATCGTTCCATTTGTTCTCCAGAATATTGTTTCCGCCGTCGCCTGTGACCAAAATGTATTCAACGCTGTGCTTGAGAATTCTGATGTCAAGGAACTCATCCAGACATACAAAACGAGTAATCAAAATGTTCATTTCTTTTGAATCCAATTTAGTTTTTTGGGGCTGAAACTATGTTATTTCTGCTGCAAAACTTGATGAAGTTAAATTTCATTAAGGTTCTGGTACCGAGGATGAAGGAGATGTTACCCAAGAGGGGGAATCAGGAGCACGCGTGGTTAAAAAGCTGAGGAATATGAAAGATTTCGTAATTAAAATGGTGAGTAATATACCAAGTCATCTTCCAGGGTTCTTGCATGGATCTGCAGCTATGGAGAGTGCTGATGGATCAGATCATAAAGAAAGCATAACCATGAAGGCTCGCAAATTTGGTTCCGGCTGTGTGGAAAAGCTCAGAGACCTGAAAAATTCAGCTGTTGAAGTGGCTACTAAAATACCAAATTTTGTTCCAAACTGGTATGGATCTTCACCTGCAGGGAGTGGTTCTGAATCAGATCATAAAGGGAACGCCCAAAGTTCGACCCCTGAAATGAATTTGGGATTATCTATTACGGGGTTGGCAATCATAGTTATTATGATTGTAGTGTTCAAGCGAATTTAGACTCTGTGTCTCAACACATTGTGCTGGAGGCAGAGTTGGGCAGTAATGTAATTGATAGTATAAGGGAGGGAGGTACTTTATCTTAGCAAATCTgttgaactttttaaagtgATTCTCTGTGTTTGTTTGCATAGAGAATATATGTATGTTACTATGAATAATGGGATTGCTGTTATGGAGTTTATGAAATCCATTCCTCTAGGAACAATTGCTTCTCTCACCTTTGCCCACCTTCCTACCATCGTCTGAAAGCTTCCTTAAAACACAAGCATTGTTGTCGTGGGGAGTGTTATAGCATAAGACTGGAGCCATATTGAAAGCATTTTAAAAGGATGTCCTTCCACACATTGTGGTTAGCCACCTCTCCCTTGAATGTAGTTTGGGAAGGTTGGGAGAAGAACAGACTTCGTAATGGGGTTTGGGGACCAGAGATGGAGACTTTAAATAAGGTTTGGAAGAAGTTAataacaactcaaactcatTCATTACTAGCGGGTATTGTCTTCTTTctgcttttcctttcaaatttctccttaaggtttttaaacgcatctactagggaagatctcacaattcacccccttcgaaGCCCAACATTCTCGCTGACATTTGTCCGTAGAAAGATTTACAAGATTGCTGAAGGCTAACAAGGCTTGTAGGAGAAGAATCAACGAGAGGAAGAACTGTGTTGGTAAAGGCAGGAGCTGTCGCTACAAAGAAGGAACGGTTAAAGTGAATTGGTCCCGGTTGATTCAGTTGGATCGGTAACCGACGGCCGAAACCGACCCACCTTTTAGACCCAATTTTACcattttgattcaatttttGCCTCCGTCTCCCaataattctaatattttcaatCCATGGGGACCTATTTAATaggagattttgaattttcaaacgATCCAAATCAAGCTTGGGAATTCAACTAATtatgtaaatttttatttgaatttgaagcaagaaatacttgtagaagTCGACTAGGAACATATAAATTATACCATATTTTAAAGATGAATTGAGCATGAGAAATGGATTAGCTAAACCTTGAATTATGATCTAACGACGGTTTAATTAGAATATTGTTTTAGAAATTCCATTATGTATAAATTGACTCTGATTATCTAAATGCTTAATAGGGACCTTGGCATAACTTGATAGATTGTATTATGCATAATATGCCTATACTTTGTGGAATATGTATAATAATGTCGTTTATGCCCCTACAAACATGTTATGAGGTTAGAATACCTATGCATATTCATATTGATGTcgtttaaatattgttttaatgtcgttttcttttttttcaacttgtattattttgtaaatatttttacgtCGACtccatgaattttttttttttttaacggtaatatttgagtttaaatTCCTTGAGTTTCCCTTGCTCTTTTTATTCTTGAGTCTATGTGGCTGCTCATGATTCAAAGTCTcgaaaatcaaatcattacATAGCATCTAAAATGTTAAGACATCAATCTAGTTTGACTTCTATAGCTTTGCAACTCATTCTCGCCTCCTTCTTGAAAAAGATTAAAGTAACATATATGGGTATAAAAGTACTTAGTAAGTAGCTTGATTATAATTCTTAGTTTCGTTCTTAAGTCTTATGTTATTGGTTGGATTGTTCGTTTATATGATGTCTTATTCATACTTAAGAGTTTATTCCCATGTTATAGGGTTTTCCTAGGTTTTTCCTAGGTTTACTTGGTTCACCTGAACTCAACTTAGGGTCATGATATGTAAATTGTAAGGTTCTCTTTCCTTAGCCCTAACACAATGGTTAATTCTTATAGTTTGTTCTTAAGGTATCTTCTTTATATGTTCTATTAGTCTCTTCATCATCGTCATGATCATTAACCTATATCTCATAGGTACTTGAAGCACAATCCCGATGTTTGTTCCAACCCATAGTTCTTACTATACAGTTATGAACACTATTCTCAGATTCTCTAGCAGTTTACTTTCATTCAAACAAGAATAAATTAGAGGAGGAATGAAAACTCCTTAACCACACCCACCGGACACTCATTAAGTTTTTCAAGAGGTCTAGGGTTCAACTCTTGTTATATAGACCCCGACAATTGAGCTGAATTCATGATTAGGGATTAGTTAACCGATAATTTTGGATgtgaaattatgaaataaatcaaataatgtaattaaaaataattagggGCAATTATTAATCGACAAAGATAAGCTTCCACATTAATATTTGAGTAACACAAGTGGTAATTAGCATTTAATTAACGCAATAAATGATTggcatttaatttaatcttatcTAATCTAAATGCACTAAACGAACCATATTCAATGCATAGTTGGAACtccattaaaaagaaaaaaaaaatttattgaatatcctatgtcattaattattaaattttaaatattataacacatattaaatatatatatttaaaaaattaaaaaaaaataatattttcctaTTTAGCTAACGAAGAAAAAATCTTCCTTATTCTTTATCCAACTCTTTCGGAGAAGATTTTTTTAGGTTGTTCGAgatagataataataaaataaatgaacatctcATTTCTTGTTAACTAtgatttttatctaaaaatatataatatattaaataatttgaatatatctATTCAACCTTAATCTGATGACTAATATTTTGAttaggaaaattttaattaggaaggaaaaaagacagaaaaaaagaaaaagacagtTAAATATCCCATTGTCCCAATTTTGGTTTCACTTGTAGgcctcttctcttctcttgaaATGTCATTGTATAAGATTAGACCCACAGGTTTATATCATAATCAACATTAGCTGGACAAACAGACTTGTGATATCATATCtcatttcaatttctattggtttgataaaataaactttatctTGGTTTATTTGGGATTGGAAAGCTCTCGATAATGATAAATGAATTGGCACAAAAATTGAATAGgggttgtgagatcttacattgaCGGAGAAGGAAAACGACAtgaattggagagagaaacgagtgtcaacgaggttgctgggccttgaaggagggtgaattgtgagatcccacatcggttgaagaggaaaacaaaacagtttttataagagtgtggaaacctctccctagccgacGCGTTTTNTGAGTTTCCCTTGCTCTTTTTATTCTTGAGTCTATGTGGCTGCTCATGATTCAAAGTCTcgaaaatcaaatcattacATAGCATCTAAAATGTTAAGACATCAATCTAGTTTGACTTCTATAGCTTTGCAACTCATTCTCGCCTCCTTCTTGAAAAAGATTAAAGTAACATATATGGGTATAAAAGTACTTAGTAAGTAGCTTGATTATAATTCTTAGTTTCGTTCTTAAGTCTTATGTTATTGNGAACCTTGAGAAGAAGCTCGAAAGGTAAAactcaaagatgacaatatctactaacagtggatTTGGACTGTTATAGAGGCCATAACATAGTTAGGTGCAGGCAACTAACTTGAGTATCCTTCAAACCGTACAAAATGGTCGTTTATTACACGACTCACTAATCTAGCTGAAGTCGATTGCATTAATTGGAATGTAGTTAGACGACATAAGGAACTCATAAAGATAGCAAGGTGGCAAGGGAATTTAGAAGCCCTAGGTACATTAAAAccttttctcatttattatagaaaaaaaatgtgaacgTAATGAAAccattaaactaattttttttttttataaggtcaaaaattaaggttaaaataaaatttaaaattttgttaaaaataaaaatataatctttttaacTCCTACTCTATTGGAAGTGAATAAgtttttaagaatttgaagGAAGGTTTTGTAGTAACAAAAAAGAGTCGGGATATTAGAATAACAAAAAAGAGTCGGGATATTAGAATAAAACAGGCAAGCCACGGGCAGGTAT
This portion of the Cucurbita pepo subsp. pepo cultivar mu-cu-16 unplaced genomic scaffold, ASM280686v2 Cp4.1_scaffold000102, whole genome shotgun sequence genome encodes:
- the LOC111783828 gene encoding probable pectinesterase/pectinesterase inhibitor 59 isoform X1, producing the protein MKKKKKKKKKKKKKKKKKKNPIFCFLSLSSFHLPSFQSKISYQTSNSPELMAPHIQIAFFSIALFALLSNSSSSLTKTSANTINKWCNTTPHPKVCIFFMSPLKSPPQNRLQFRKLAIKTTLEGAAKAQNYVSRFGPTCKTTRQRAAWTDCFNLYNDTVFQLNRTIQCLDAGTRLRHCTDFDAQTWLSSALTNIDMCSSGAADLNVTDFITPIKCQNVSKMISNCLAINGRFLEEETKSRTTGTEEYQNGFPTWLSTGDRKLLQSARVRAHLVVAKDGSGKFRTVQAAINAAARRRGRSRFVIYIKRGVYKENIEVGNDNANIMLVGDGIRFTVITSGRSVAAGFTTFNSATAGIQGPGFMARGIRFVNTAGPRMGQAVALRSSSDLSVFHRCSFEGYQDTLMVLSQRQFYKQCYVYGTIDFIFGNAAVVLQNCLIYVRRPLKGQVNVITAQGREDPFQNSGISIHNSQIRAAADLQPMIGSVKTYLGRPWKKYSRTVIMRSYIDSLVSPMGWLAWQGTRFAQDTLYYGEYRNFGPRASTRLRVRWPGFHAITTRNVASKFTVRRLIAGHTWLPATGVPFKLDL
- the LOC111783828 gene encoding probable pectinesterase/pectinesterase inhibitor 59 isoform X2, which codes for MKKKKKKKKKKKKKKKKKKNPIFCFLSLSSFHLPSFQSKISYQTSNSPELMAPHIQIAFFSIALFALLSNSSSSLTKTSANTINKWCNTTPHPKVCIFFMSPLKSPPQNRLQFRKLAIKTTLEGAAKAQNYVSRFGPTCKTTRQRAAWTDCFNLYNDTVFQLNRTIQCLDAGTRLRHCTDFDAQTWLSSALTNIDMCSSGAADLNVTDFITPIKCQNVSKMISNCLAINGRFLEEETKSRTTGTEEYQNGFPTWLSTGDRKLLQSARVRAHLVVAKDGSGKFRTVQAAINAAARRRGRSRFVIYIKRGVYKENIEVGNDNANIMLVGDGIRFTVITSGRSVAAGFTTFNSATAGFMARGIRFVNTAGPRMGQAVALRSSSDLSVFHRCSFEGYQDTLMVLSQRQFYKQCYVYGTIDFIFGNAAVVLQNCLIYVRRPLKGQVNVITAQGREDPFQNSGISIHNSQIRAAADLQPMIGSVKTYLGRPWKKYSRTVIMRSYIDSLVSPMGWLAWQGTRFAQDTLYYGEYRNFGPRASTRLRVRWPGFHAITTRNVASKFTVRRLIAGHTWLPATGVPFKLDL
- the LOC111783835 gene encoding uncharacterized protein LOC111783835; translated protein: MLTGLARGASMVAAEVGVLRRRFQRTPPLQSPEHCYASSASFSALTSSSSPLSPNPIVAEDNDLVMEAGEPLPRLVFGGAPSFEEAKEATAELKEVLDAMCLSSPKYFESDTSLIPGIALSLNNETVDNGFGVIMENDARNTGREHVREAFRLLRCSSKIQNIVSAVACDQNVFNAVLENSDVKELIQTYKTSSGTEDEGDVTQEGESGARVVKKLRNMKDFVIKMVSNIPSHLPGFLHGSAAMESADGSDHKESITMKARKFGSGCVEKLRDLKNSAVEVATKIPNFVPNWYGSSPAGSGSESDHKGNAQSSTPEMNLGLSITGLAIIVIMIVVFKRI